A single window of Cryptococcus neoformans var. neoformans JEC21 chromosome 3 sequence DNA harbors:
- a CDS encoding signal recognition particle binding protein, putative yields MLDHISISHQSGLVLWSRAFTPAFETLANTPNSPINALVKSTFIEGKAMTNGEEQGLEKDGYSVRWSVDNGLGLVFVVVFPALLPLTYVPALLERTKALFLALFQPYVTSLIESLSSGGASAGSALKQLKEKIVEERWDEVWDRCFRSCEGEKKSRSTLVKQRVSDRTNPAISSADTSDVDVGSQSALSAEEIAKNVQSLKAKMKGGKRRGVRDGLSPSPSPSPSRKPPSNATSKLMRRWGDTPVTAEDMAALDYSTPAPDSSANDTAHVDKESLISSEALGTRNDTGAYQVADWDFRRAPASSHESLPSEEEIIARGTSRLSLNRPTDDGSNQSSWTSMFSRLTGSKILTRNDLEPVLIEMEKHLMSKNVAKDIAEKLCNSVGAALVGKKLGGLNSVKSEVQSVLSTSLTRVLTPKTSTDILLEIQRKRSSHLATLSTTSSPLDSGPDPYTLTFVGVNGVGKSTNLSKVCFWLLQNGLRVLIAACDTFRSGAVEQLRVHVRNLGALGEEMGQGQGKRIELFERGYGKDAAGIAKDAIAYAKEHAFDVVLIDTAGRMQDNEPLMRALAKLVTVNNPDKIVFVGEALVGNEAVDQLTKFDRALRDFSGAGVGGVARKRGIDGIILTKFDTIDDKVGAALSMTYITGQPILFVGCGQTYTDLRQLRVNHIVQALLS; encoded by the exons ATGCTCGATCACATATCGATATCACACCAAA GCGGCCTCGTCCTTTGGTCTCGTGCTTTTACTCCCGCCTTTGAAACCCTTGCCAACACACCCAATTCACCTATTAATGCGCTTGTCAAGTCCACATTCATTGAGGGCAAGGCGATGACgaatggagaagagcaaggtTTAGAGAAGGACGGCTACAGTGTCAGATGGAGTGTAGACAATGGCTTGGGTCTTGTATTTGTC GTGGTTTTCCCtgcacttcttcctctgacATACGTTCCGGCTCTTTTGGAGCGTACCAAGGCATTATTTCTTGCCCTCTTCCAGCCCTATGTCACTTCCTTAATTgaatctctttcctctggAGGTGCTTCCGCAGGATCAGCTTTGAAACAgctcaaggaaaagattgtggaagagagatgggatGAAGTGTGGGATAGGTGCTTTAGAAGCTGTGAAGGG gagaagaagtcaCGAAGTACATTGGTAAAACAGAGAGTCTCAGATAGAACCAATCCTGCCATTTCTAGTGCCGATACTTCAGACGTTGATGTCGGATCACAATCAGCGCTTAGTGCAGAAGAGATTGCGAAGAATGTACAATCTTTgaaagcgaagatgaagggcgGGAAGAGGCGTGGTGTGCGTGATGG ACTGAGcccttccccctccccgtCACCGTCTCGCAAACCCCCTTCAAACGCGACTTCCAAACTTATGCGTCGCTGGGGCGACACTCCAGTGACCGCTGAGGATATGGCTGCTCTCGATTACTCCACCCCTGCTCCCGATTCGTCAGCAAATGATACGGCTCACGTAGACAAAGAGTCCCTCATTTCCTCGGAGGCGCTAGGAACAAGGAATGATACGGGAGCGTATCAAGTGGCAGACTGGGATTTCCGACGGGCACCTGCAAGTTCTCACGAGAGTCTTCCctctgaggaagagatcaTTGCACGCGGTACATCCCGTCTTTCCCTGAACCGGCCGACAGATGATGGGTCGAATCAAAGTTCTTGGACTAGCATGTTCTCAAGACTTACAGGAAGCAAGATCCTGACTCGGAATGACCTGGAGCCGGTGTTGATCGAAATGGAGAAGCATTTGATGTCCAAGAATGTGGCCAAGGATATTGCTGAAAAGTTGTGCAACAGCGTAGGCGCTGCACTGGTTGGGAAAAAGCTTGGTGGCTTGAATAGCGTCAAGTCGGAAGTTCAATCTGTTCTTTCGACCTCGCTTACCCGTGTACTCACGCCAAAGACGTCTACTGATATTCTGTTGGAAATTCAACGCAAGCGATCCTCTCACCTCGCAACCCTCAGCACTACATCCTCCCCGCTCGACTCTGGTCCCGATCCTTACACCTTGACATTTGTTGGTGTCAATGGTGTAGGTAAATCTACGAATCTGTCCAAAGTCTGCTTCTGGCTCCTTCAGAACGGGCTGAGGGTGCTAATCGCCGCCTGTGATACCTTTCGAAGTGGTGCAGTGGAACAGCTTCGAGTCCATGTGAGGAATTTGGGTGCTCTGGGGGAAGAAATGGGTCAAGgccaggggaagaggattgaaCTGTTCGAAAGAGGGTATGGGAAGGATGCCGCCGGCATTGCCAAGGACGCTATTGCCTACG CTAAAGAGCACGCATTCGATGTCGTCCTCATCGACACTGCTGGTAGAATGCAGGATAACGAACCACTCATGCGCGCATTGGCCAAACTTGTTACGGTGAACAACCCGGATAAAATTGTTTTTGTAGGCGAGGCATTGGTTGGGAACGAGGCCGTGGATCAATTGACAAAGTTTGACCGAGCGTTGAGGGATTTCTCTGGGGCCGGTGTTGGTGGggtggcgaggaaaagagggattGATGGAATCATCTTGACAAAGTTTGATACTATC GACGACAAGGTCGGGGCGGCATTGTCAATGACGTACATCACTGGGCAACCCATCTTGTTTGTGGGTTGTGGCCAAACATACACCGATCTGAGGCAGTTGAGAGTCAACCATATTGTTCAGGCGCTGTTGTCATAA
- a CDS encoding ribosomal protein L1, putative, with the protein MISSSIRVSGRSLAQVIRPAVASASFSTTATAGARVQKKQSKKKVASPDALSASEAARVLRALEVAHPTSTYSLTLHTKSHKSALPIRGSFTLPLDPRRTSETILVFAEPSSPSATLAKEAGAAYVGGDELFEPVLSGKIHPTRCLATPGMMPAVTRTLARFLGPKGLMPVAKRGGVAEGEELAERIRDAAGKMEYRADKQGTVKVNVARVDFGIPSVENNIKSFIQTVRDNQATANQTDDPLAAAGKSKKKKGSSITSVILESTNGPSIELNDVL; encoded by the exons ATGATCTCGTCAAGCATTCGGGTCTCAGGAAGATCGCTCGCACAAGTGATT CGCCCTGCTGTCGCTTCAGCTTCATTCTCGACCACCGCTACTGCCGGAGCGCGTGTTCAAAAGAAAcaaagcaagaagaaggtagcTAGTCCGGACGCTTTGTCCGCTTCTGAAGCGGCTCGAGTTCTCCGT GCTTTGGAAGTTGCCCATCCAACATCTACTTATTCTTTGACGCTCCATACCAAGTCACATAAATCAGCTCTCCCCATCCGTGGCTCTTTCACCCTTCCTCTGGATCCACGTAGAACATCAGAAACAATTCTTGTTTTCGCCGaaccatcatctccttctgctACCCTTGCGAAAGAGGCAGGCGCAGCGTATGTCGGAGGTGATGAACTATTCGAACCCGTGTTGAGCGGTAAAATTCACCCTACGAGATGTCTTGCAACTCCGGGGATGATGCCTGCTGTAACTAGGACTCTTGCCAGATTCTTGGGTCCGAAAGGTCTCATGCCGGTCGCCAAGCGAGGTGGTGTAgctgaaggcgaagaatTGGCAGAGAGAATCAGAGATGCGGCCGGCAAGATGGAGTACAGGGCAGACAAGCAGGGGACTGTCAAGGTTAATGTTGCGCGAGTAGACTTTGGGATTCCTTCGGTGGAAAACAACATCAAATCGTTTATACAGACTGTGAGAGACAACCAGGCTACTGCGAACCAAACAGACGATCCGCTTGCTGCCGCCggaaagagcaagaagaagaagg GCTCATCCATCACCTCTGTGATCTTGGAATCAACAAATGGACCTAGTATAGAACTAAACGATGTGCTTTAG
- a CDS encoding pyruvate kinase, putative: protein MVLGHFSPQTNTTVPPPPHPSAFVPLFQTNTSVVSGKPNAFSTMAGTPSSQLAWLSGLSTNFNEMSADQKFLRKTSIIATIGPKTNNVETLVQLADAGMNIVRMNFSHGSYEYHQSVIDNARAAAAKSPSGRPIAIALDTKGPEIRTGLMKDDTDVPISAGHEFWVTTDKAYAEAGTAEHIYIDYTNIVKVTAPGKLIYVDDGILSLQVISIQGEKIRVKSLNSGVLSSRKGVNLPKTAVDLPALSEKDKSDLAFGVKNGVDMIFASFIRSANDVKEIRKVLGPEGADIKIIVKIENEQGVMNFDEILRETDGVMVARGDLGIEIPASQVFMAQKMMIAKCNVAGKPVICATQMLESMTYNPRPTRAEVSDVANAVIDGADCIMLSGETAKGKYPIEAVKMMAETAFLAESSIAYPPLFDQLRALTPRPTETAETLALSAVAAAIEQDAGAIIVLSTSGVSARLISKYRPACPIICVTRNEQTARQLHLSRGVYPVWFPEPRGIPAEKWQIDVDNRIRYGLRMALGLGIIKPEATVMAVQGWKGGLGHTNTLRILSVPSDPADLDLHSIERD, encoded by the exons ATGGTTCTTGGACATTTCTCTCCCCAAACGAACACCACTgttccccctcctccccatccttctgCCTTTGTGCCCCTGTTTCAAACAAATACTTCCGTCGTTTCTGGTAAACCCAACGCCTTTAGCACCATGGCCGGTACCCCCTCTTCCCAGCTCGCTTGGCTCTCTGGTCTCAGCACCAATTTCAATGAGATGTCCGCCGACCAGAAGTTCCTCCGCAAG ACTTCCATCATTGCTACCATTGGCCCCAAAACCAACAACGTCGAGACTCTCGTGCAGCTCGCTGATGCGGGCATGAACATCG TTCGAATGAACTTTTCTCATGGCTCCTATGAGTACCATCAATCTGTCATTGACAATGCTcgtgctgctgctgccaagAGCCCTTCTGGCCGACCCATTGCCATCGCTCTCGACACCAAAGGTCCAGAGATTAGGACTGGcttgatgaaggatgacACCGAT GTCCCCATTTCTGCTGGCCACGAATTCTGGGTCACCACCGACAAGGCTTATGCAGAGGCTGGTACTGCCGAGCACATCTATATTGACTAT ACCAACATCGTCAAGGTCACTGCCCCGGGCAAGCTCATCTACGTTGACGATGGtattctttctctccaagTCATCTCTATCCAAGGCGAAAAGATCCGTGTCAAGTCTCTCAACTCGGGCgttctctcctctcgcAAGGGTGTTAACCTGCCCAAGACCGCTGTGGATCTTCCCGCTCTTTCTGAAAAGGACAAGTCTGATCTTGCCTTCGGTGTCAAGAACGGTGTCGACATGATCTTCGCTTCTTTCATCCGTTCTGCCAACGATGTCAAGGAGATTCGAAAGGTCCTCGGCCCTGAAGGCGCCGACATCAAAATCATTGTCAAGATTGAGAACGAGCAGGGAGTGATGAACTTCGATGAGATTCTCAGGGAGACTGACGGCGTCATGGTCGCCCGAGGTGATTTGGGTATTGAAATCCCCGCAAGTCAGGTATTCATGGCccaaaagatgatgattgcCAAGTGCAACGTCGCCGGCAAGCCTGTCATTTGTGCTACTCAGATGCTTGAGTCCATGACTTACAACCCTCGACCCACTCGTGCCGAAGTTTCCGATGTTGCCAACGCGGTCATCGACGGTGCTGACTGTATCATGCTTTCCGGCGAGACTGCCAAGGGCAAGTATCCCATTGAAGCTG TCAAGATGATGGCTGAGACTGCTTTCCTTGCTGAGTCTTCTATCGCCTACCCTCCTCTTTTCGACCAGCTCCGAGCTCTTACTCCTCGACCTACCGAGACCGCTGAGACTCTTGCTCTTTCTGCTGTTGCCGCTGCTATCGAACAGGATGCCGGCGCTATCATTGTGCTTTCGACTTCCGGTGTTTCCGCCAGGTTGATTTCCAAGTACAGGCCTGCTTGTCCCATCATCTGTG TGACCCGAAACGAACAAACCGCTCGACAGCTCCACCTTTCGCGAGGTGTTTACCCCGTCTGGTTCCCTGAACCCCGCGGTATTCCTGCTGAGAAGTGGCAGATTGACGTTGACAACAGGATTCG ATATGGTCTCAGGATGGCTCTCGGTTTGGGCATCATTAAGCCTGAGGCTACCGTCATGGCTGTCcaaggatggaagggcGGTCTTGGCCAC ACTAACACGCTTCGTATCCTCTC CGTTCCTTCTGACCCCGCTGACCTCGACCTCCACTCTATCGAGCGCGACTAA
- a CDS encoding pyruvate kinase, putative: protein MAGTPSSQLAWLSGLSTNFNEMSADQKFLRKTSIIATIGPKTNNVETLVQLADAGMNIVRMNFSHGSYEYHQSVIDNARAAAAKSPSGRPIAIALDTKGPEIRTGLMKDDTDVPISAGHEFWVTTDKAYAEAGTAEHIYIDYTNIVKVTAPGKLIYVDDGILSLQVISIQGEKIRVKSLNSGVLSSRKGVNLPKTAVDLPALSEKDKSDLAFGVKNGVDMIFASFIRSANDVKEIRKVLGPEGADIKIIVKIENEQGVMNFDEILRETDGVMVARGDLGIEIPASQVFMAQKMMIAKCNVAGKPVICATQMLESMTYNPRPTRAEVSDVANAVIDGADCIMLSGETAKGKYPIEAVKMMAETAFLAESSIAYPPLFDQLRALTPRPTETAETLALSAVAAAIEQDAGAIIVLSTSGVSARLISKYRPACPIICVTRNEQTARQLHLSRGVYPVWFPEPRGIPAEKWQIDVDNRIRYGLRMALGLGIIKPEATVMAVQGWKGGLGHTNTLRILSVPSDPADLDLHSIERD from the exons ATGGCCGGTACCCCCTCTTCCCAGCTCGCTTGGCTCTCTGGTCTCAGCACCAATTTCAATGAGATGTCCGCCGACCAGAAGTTCCTCCGCAAG ACTTCCATCATTGCTACCATTGGCCCCAAAACCAACAACGTCGAGACTCTCGTGCAGCTCGCTGATGCGGGCATGAACATCG TTCGAATGAACTTTTCTCATGGCTCCTATGAGTACCATCAATCTGTCATTGACAATGCTcgtgctgctgctgccaagAGCCCTTCTGGCCGACCCATTGCCATCGCTCTCGACACCAAAGGTCCAGAGATTAGGACTGGcttgatgaaggatgacACCGAT GTCCCCATTTCTGCTGGCCACGAATTCTGGGTCACCACCGACAAGGCTTATGCAGAGGCTGGTACTGCCGAGCACATCTATATTGACTAT ACCAACATCGTCAAGGTCACTGCCCCGGGCAAGCTCATCTACGTTGACGATGGtattctttctctccaagTCATCTCTATCCAAGGCGAAAAGATCCGTGTCAAGTCTCTCAACTCGGGCgttctctcctctcgcAAGGGTGTTAACCTGCCCAAGACCGCTGTGGATCTTCCCGCTCTTTCTGAAAAGGACAAGTCTGATCTTGCCTTCGGTGTCAAGAACGGTGTCGACATGATCTTCGCTTCTTTCATCCGTTCTGCCAACGATGTCAAGGAGATTCGAAAGGTCCTCGGCCCTGAAGGCGCCGACATCAAAATCATTGTCAAGATTGAGAACGAGCAGGGAGTGATGAACTTCGATGAGATTCTCAGGGAGACTGACGGCGTCATGGTCGCCCGAGGTGATTTGGGTATTGAAATCCCCGCAAGTCAGGTATTCATGGCccaaaagatgatgattgcCAAGTGCAACGTCGCCGGCAAGCCTGTCATTTGTGCTACTCAGATGCTTGAGTCCATGACTTACAACCCTCGACCCACTCGTGCCGAAGTTTCCGATGTTGCCAACGCGGTCATCGACGGTGCTGACTGTATCATGCTTTCCGGCGAGACTGCCAAGGGCAAGTATCCCATTGAAGCTG TCAAGATGATGGCTGAGACTGCTTTCCTTGCTGAGTCTTCTATCGCCTACCCTCCTCTTTTCGACCAGCTCCGAGCTCTTACTCCTCGACCTACCGAGACCGCTGAGACTCTTGCTCTTTCTGCTGTTGCCGCTGCTATCGAACAGGATGCCGGCGCTATCATTGTGCTTTCGACTTCCGGTGTTTCCGCCAGGTTGATTTCCAAGTACAGGCCTGCTTGTCCCATCATCTGTG TGACCCGAAACGAACAAACCGCTCGACAGCTCCACCTTTCGCGAGGTGTTTACCCCGTCTGGTTCCCTGAACCCCGCGGTATTCCTGCTGAGAAGTGGCAGATTGACGTTGACAACAGGATTCG ATATGGTCTCAGGATGGCTCTCGGTTTGGGCATCATTAAGCCTGAGGCTACCGTCATGGCTGTCcaaggatggaagggcGGTCTTGGCCAC ACTAACACGCTTCGTATCCTCTC CGTTCCTTCTGACCCCGCTGACCTCGACCTCCACTCTATCGAGCGCGACTAA